From the Hordeum vulgare subsp. vulgare chromosome 1H, MorexV3_pseudomolecules_assembly, whole genome shotgun sequence genome, the window ACCCCGGCGTGGACTGGCCAGTCGTGCGCGCTGACGAAGTGGCAGAGGAGCGCCGCCGTGTTGCCGACGAAGCCGCAGGCGTTGTCCGGGCAGCGGCACGGCCCGCGGAGCGCGCCGATGCGGTCGCGGGGCGCGTAGTAGACCGGCCAGACGTCGCGGCCGTCGTCCCGCCGAGAGCCGGGGCGGGCGGCCTTGGCACTGCAGACGTGGCACATCCCCACGGCCAGCCCGAGCATTCCGCGGCAGGGCGAGCAGATCAGGTGCCCAGCTTCGCACTGCAGTGCAAATCGAAATCAGCACGTCGTAGATTGCTTCCGGTTGTTTAGATTGGATTGGGTAAATATAATACTGCATGCGTGTGCGTACCATGAAGACTGGCGGCGCGTGGAGTGGGAGGAAGCAGATGCCGCAGTCGAGGGGCTCCTCCATGTCCTCCGCCGACGAGTTAGCGATGGCCGCGACGCTGGGAACCCACGGGGGCGCCATGATTACCTTTTTTATTTGGCCTACTAGGGTATAAAGTCGAAGAAGGGTCTCAGATAGATGGATCCTCGTATATATACCGTCCATCCTGTCACACCCCGCTCCCTCTCGACTTCTTCGCGGTTTTTATGGGGGGAGGGCGCTGGTGGGCCACACCGAATTGCCGTGGGCTGGGCGTTTACCGGGGGTGACGTCTTGCGACCTCCTCTATTTCTGGGCTACAGTTTTTACATGGTGAATTTGGGGAGTTGCCATGTTTCTCCTTTATTTTCCCTCTTAATGTTTTTGGGATAGCTCATCATTCAcgccgaatgatttttttcccttgTTCTTTTTCATCCAAAAGGCATATGCTCATATTCCCAGATAGTTATTCTGACATAGGAAATGCAAGTTATATAATACACAAAACATATCGTCAGAAAGATTATTTCGAATACTAATTCAATGGTACTTTTTATGGCATATAACTTGTGTTGGACTATCCAATTGACGGTCTTGGGATACTCGTGGGTTTTATCAACCGAAAGAGAAGAGTAATGTCGTGTTGCTAATATCTTGCCAAATTATGGATTGAGCGTCGGTCCATTCTTAAGGCTATCGTTCACGCCACTAAAAGAAGATATGCCACGTCAGTTGAGGATTGATATCCGAGCCTTCTAGTTTGTCTGGCTCTTCATCACATTATTCACGTTCGTTTCCAACTATAGGGTGCTCTTTCATTATCCTTAAGATGGTGAACTCATTAATTTTCTCCTTAACATCCCCGCCTATTCTCTTCGAGCACGCTTCGTGCGTTAGTGTCCTCACGTCCACTTTGTCGCACGACACATACttgaaaccattcctaccaatccTAACATCTACTCATTGGGTATATGGTAGACCTCTGCCTCAATAGACATTAACTCTTCTCTCCCTTATCATATAGCTCTCCCTTATCTATTCACTACCAAAATGTGCAATTATTAGTGACGGAAATCTTAGTGAATGAAGAAATTGTCGCCATTATTTTTCACGACGGAAATCGTCACTTGCAGATTTCCTCCAGGCTGCCCCTAGCCAACTTTGGGGACGTTCTAGCTTGATTTTAGGCGATGCAGACGAGATAGTCAAATTCCGAGTACACCGAAGAGACCCAAATAAGACAGCGTCCATAGGCGCCAAGCTCGACCCAGATATTGACAAAGCCCTGCGAAACTTGCTTCAAGAAAATCGAGATATCTTCGCGTGGCACCCATCCGATATGTCGGGAATCCCAAGAAACCTGGCTGAGCACAGCTTGAATATTGTCAAAT encodes:
- the LOC123407573 gene encoding uncharacterized protein LOC123407573, giving the protein MDGIYTRIHLSETLLRLYTLVGQIKKVIMAPPWVPSVAAIANSSAEDMEEPLDCGICFLPLHAPPVFMCEAGHLICSPCRGMLGLAVGMCHVCSAKAARPGSRRDDGRDVWPVYYAPRDRIGALRGPCRCPDNACGFVGNTAALLCHFVSAHDWPVHAGVTSGDSIAVRLQDGINIVAVDCIGGASEQDSPEFPGRYLLVLEVFQQTFGRTVFAFCLRPGAATMDGLIFWAKEAQCHLSLSYSRNILDGDDDKPLVQCYYQTTKASVTCTDLSSGLPDAEDCFQAHVYRSVDLEDNEDTVEVTLRVVIH